A single genomic interval of Cervus elaphus chromosome 19, mCerEla1.1, whole genome shotgun sequence harbors:
- the AIRE gene encoding autoimmune regulator, which produces MAGEARAGGDAALRRLLRLHRTEIAVAVDSAFPLLHALADHDVVPEDKFQETLRLKEKEGCPQAFHALLSWLLTQDAGAILDFWRVLFKDYNLERYARLQSILDTFPKDVDLSQPRKGRRPPAGPKATVLLPRPPTKRKALEEPRTAPPAAPSPRGTSSPGSQTKAKPAKKPDSNAEPQRLPLGNGIQTMSTSVQRAMAVSSGDVPGARGAVEGILIQQVFESGGSKKCIQVGGEFYTPSKFEDPTGGKNKTRSSSLKTLVRAKGTQAPAPGGGDPRAGPRDRAPAPPALPSEPQLHQKNEDECAACRDGGELLCCDGCPRAFHLACLTPPLSEIPSGTWRCSNCVQGTTAQRDLPRAEQPRPQELPAESPAFPGLRSGEEARALPREPPPGMDAAVTYKHLLAPPSAAPLPVLDPSALRPLLCVGPEGQQGPVTGARCGVCGDGADALRCAHCAAAFHWRCHFPGGAARPGAALRCRACSGDPAPAPGEGAPAASPARPATTTPKLTTGAVGPGAQAGDDSAGHEPVLHRDDLESLLSEHSFDGILQWAIQSMSRPLAEAPTFPS; this is translated from the exons ATGGCGGGCGAGGCCCGGGCCGGTGGGGACGCGGCGTTGCGCCGCCTGCTGAGGCTGCACCGCACGGAGATCGCGGTGGCCGTGGACAGCGCCTTCCCGCTGCTGCACGCCCTGGCCGACCACGACGTGGTCCCTGAGGACAAGTTCCAG GAGACACTGCGCCTGAAGGAGAAGGAGGGCTGTCCACAGGCCTTCCACGCGCTCCTCTCCTGGCTCCTGACCCAGGACGCGGGCGCCATCCTGGACTTCTGGAGGGTTCTCTTCAAGGACTACAACCTGGAGAGATACGCCCGGCTGCAGTCCATCCTGGACACCTTCCCCAAAG ACGTGGACCTCAGCCAGCCCCGGAAGGGGAGGAGGCCCCCGGCCGGTCCCAAGGCCACTGTGCTGCTGCCCAGGCCCCCCACCAAGAGGAAGGCACTCGAGGAGCCACGGACTGCCCCACCAGCAGCCCCATCCCCAAGGGGCACCTCCAGTCCAG GCTCCCAAACCAAGGCCAAGCCCGCCAAGAAGCCTGACAGCAACGCAGAACCACAGCGCCTCCCGCTGGGCAACG GAATTCAGACCATGTCCACTTCGGTCCAGAGAGCCATGGCTGTGTCCTCTGGGGACGTCCCAGGAGCCCGCGGGGCCGTGGAGGGGATCCTTATCCAGCAGGTGTTTGAGTCAG GTGGCTCCAAGAAGTGCATCCAGGTTGGGGGGGAGTTTTACACACCCAGCAAGTTTGAAGACCCCACTGGGGGAAAGAACAAGACCCGCAGCAGCAGCCTGAAGACCCTGGTTCGAGCCAAGGGGacccaggcccctgcccct GGTGGAGGTGACCCGAGGGCTGGCCCGCGGGACagagccccagcccctcctgccctccccagcGAGCCCCAGCTGCACCAG AAGAATGAGGACGAGTGTGCCGCCTGCCGGGACGGCGGGGAGCTGCTCTGCTGTGATGGCTGCCCCCGTGCCTTCCACCTGGCCTGCCTGACCCCGCCGCTCAGCGAGATCCCCAG TGGGACCTGGAGGTGCTCCAACTGCGTCCAGGGAACAACAGCCCAGCGGGACCTGCCCCGGGCAGAGCAGCCCCGGCCCCAGGAGCTGCCTGCAGAGTCCCCG GCCTTCCCAGGTCTGAGGTCAGGGGAAGAGGCGAGGGCACTGCCCAGGGAGCCGCCCCCTGGGATGGACGCTGCGGTCACCTACAAGCACCTGCTGGCCCCGCCCTCTGCAGCCCCCCTGCCGGTGCTGGACCCCTCTGCCCTGCGCCCCCTACTGTGTGTGGGCCCTGAGGGCCAGCAG GGCCCGGTGACCGGCGCACGCTGCGGGGTGTGCGGGGACGGCGCGGACGCGCTGCGGTGCGCACACTGCGCGGCCGCCTTCCACTGGCGCTGCCACTTTCCAGGCGGCGCCGCTCGGCCCGG GGCCGCCCTGCGCTGCAGAGCCTGCTCCGGAGACCCTGCCCCcgcccctggggagggggctcccGCTGCGAGCCCGGCCCGCCCGGCTACCACGACCCCCAAGCTCACCACCGGCGCCGTCGGCCCCGGGGCGCAG GCGGGGGACGATTCTGCTGGTCATGAGCCGGTTCTGCACAGGGATGACCTGGAGTCCCTCCTGAGTGAG CACTCCTTTGACGGCATCCTGCAGTGGGCCATCCAGAGCATGTCCCGCCCGCTGGCCGAGGCGCCCACCTTCCCCTCCTGA